A window of Mustela nigripes isolate SB6536 chromosome 9, MUSNIG.SB6536, whole genome shotgun sequence contains these coding sequences:
- the SEC16A gene encoding protein transport protein Sec16A isoform X1, with product MQPPPQAAPSGMVGPPPAGTPQSMFWSNRPYRRQANNNAPVTPITCPLQPVTDPFAFSRQALQSTSLGSSSKSSPPLLQGPAPPAFLQHPGLSVAHTNAEDTPQGPMSQPRADGSLFSGVLTPSVPSDPEGNRSTTVAPSSEPETQTLPHPQCVPGAGVDSSHGGRPHTNTLGPDWPLSRQNPHDSATASAPSPFFPQPRQQMPGQWGPGQGGAQPSGQHYWPRPEGPIQNALPHTSSVSHFPAPSTLHHGPSHEQLNPLVSLPGPLASDGSNEAACLQSGNRSANNFDPENVFRQNSKAGSTRASQELRPNPGVNKEQLPDLALSNPLTQGTSPESHLHCPPGAGTSRAVSEVDSGALPMVFQGGETENEENLSSENTGSAGRSDFGGFSPSPALGHPPAHVGAGGIYQAFPRGSNSEATQQGRHPHPYLYQTAGAPPDHPPAASAPGTAWGGAPGAGVHATSSTQSENVEDLEFIQNQEVLPSEPQSLDLSSPSDQVRYGPLSGPAVPRLGVVGHSGGGGPNLEAPDSAPHPVQSDGVSSGYSSKSHRNLPSVARPQDVGTFIQQEVGKPEDESPGSFFKQIDSSPVGGETDETTGNQSHHGSLSQPSTPSPPKPTGIFQTSANSSFEPVKSHLVGVKPIEADRANMVGEVRGAIAHQKQRRPAAAPPDTSPGNLEQPPDNMETLFTLQACSPPFSVPAEPGHGLMHTGGPPLEILPLAAEKRPLARAQGVVKCESPVTTLWAQNELPDFGGNVLLAPAAPALHMPVKPPPSEVIQPPDEGVSAPQARQPGSGLLQSGDSTGASENLENPPKMGEEEALPSQASSGYASLLSSPPTESLQNPPVLIAQPDRSYNLAQPINFSVSLPSPNEKNHPWRDALVGDKPLASSWALGGDSGDSTPVSGNTAGPLTRLPLPNSFAHSGFPQVPGTSEIASNQPATLLVQPPPHPVPKNLVSESQNTDNAENGFPELVSGPAGSTGVTLVPPANAATAPAGHKADRASQREETSGALDLTPSRTLESSLRMCSPPHSDSSACQHAASSHPRPPGPGPRNSDHFYQQVMKDTQDQRGLERAQQEPAPPPPQGPKLTCSEPSDPGSPPVQGQPQNSVPPPPSPAPADTGQPLPPRPPRSSSASVASASSSQAAVRSDQPWLQPPPPDLASYYYYRALYDGCQSHYPSSYPLEPGAAPLYYQDIYGLYEPRYRSYDSTASAYAENYRYSEPERPSSRASHCSDRPPARHGYPEGYYDSKSGWSSQSDHYADYYSGQYEYGDPGRWDRYHYGSRFRDPRTCDRRYWYDAEYDAYRKENYAYGDSRSERYDDPWRYDPRFTGSFDDDPEPHRDPYGEEADRRSVHSERSAQSLRSSFSSHSRQSQIYRNHSVAAAPYEVPPPPGSLPGDYAYGAYGSNFGSAQGFPEYGYAAEAGWPTTEQAPSRPTSPEKFSVPHVCARFGPGGQLIKVIPNLPSEGQPALVEIHSMETLLQHTPEQEELRSFPGPLGKDDTHKADVINFAQSKATNCLQNQNLIDKESASLLWNFIVLLCRQNGTVVGTDLAELLLRDHRTVWLPGKSPNEANLIDFTNEAVEQVEEEESGEAQLSFLTDNQAAGSNTLEKETERFRELLLYGRKKDALESAMKNALWGHALLLASKMDSRTHARVMTRFANSLPINDPLQTVYQLMSGRMPAASTCCGDEKWGDWRPHLAMVLSNLSSNVDVESRAMATMGDTLASKGLLDAAHFCYLMAQVGLGVYTKKTTKLVLIGSNHSLPFLKFATNEAIQRTEAYEYAQSLGAQTCSFPNFQVFKFIYSCRLAEMGLATQAFHYCEVIAKSVLLQPHKHSPVLISQLAQVASQLRLFDPQLREKPEQEAFVEPAWLVQLQRVDRQLKEGAAVWSRDGTFPQRCPSTPSSEAGPCDGLALGPPGGLGAGNPLLAPPVPSAEHLGQGVRLLPSAPPTLPDSQPALPARVPLFPVPPATGPLELGPSCGPPAAVFGFPEPSGSDPAALYMGPGLPPCAPSLPESEHAPQEARSQDPGAMLPEALGRSSLLELREEGFGGKFANLGSSGVSQDSDAPPAGEGASSSALQPPTSAPDVKRPAPANRKDTREPKKSGESWFSRWLPGKRRTEAYLPDDKNKSIVWDEKKNRWVDVSEPEEERKAPPPPPISLPKAPLAAPPGPGGPPRASVNMFSRKAAGARARYVDVLNPGGPQRSEPALAPAELFAPLAPLPIPAHVFGPNPDAEEVPPAGGVGREGQVPAGGPASAEPASEPQAFSSATSLAGHELPPAGEDGSRGGELSRCSSLSSLSREVSQHFYQAPSDHPGAAVPFYSPAPFAQPLCYPNSPVHTPGGLRRGGSGNAHAPPAGSPGARCGRLLASPPGHSASLSERLIWSWPGQLPGGLPASAPSGGSRMGRIGQRKYPALS from the exons ATGCAGCCGCCGCCGCAGGCAGCCCCGTCAGGCATGGTTGGGCCTCCTCCAGCTGGGACTCCTCAGAGCATGTTCTGGTCCAACAGACCGTACAGGAGACAGGCAAATAATAATGCACCCGTAACTCCGATCACCTGCCCGCTGCAGCCGGTGACGGATCCGTTTGCTTTTAGTAGACAGGCGCTACAAAGTACATCCTTGGGCAGTTCGTCCAAAAGCAGCCCACCCCTTCTGCAAGGCCCGGCCCCACCAGCGTTCCTTCAGCACCCTGGTCTGTCTGTGGCTCACACGAATGCTGAGGATACTCCCCAAGGACCGATGTCGCAGCCCAGAGCAGATGGCAGTCTGTTTTCCGGTGTGCTGACCCCTTCAGTACCATCAGATCCCGAGGGGAACAGGAGTACCACAGTGGCTCCCAGCTCAGAACCTGAAACTCAGACTCTGCCACATCCTCAGTGTGTTCCAGGAGCGGGTGTGGACAGCTCTCATGGGGGCCGTCCGCATACGAACACGCTTGGGCCCGATTGGCCCCTGAGTAGGCAGAACCCACACGACAGTGCCACGGCATCAGCAccatcccctttcttccctcagCCTCGTCAGCAGATGCCAGGGCAGTGGGGACCAGGGCAGGGAGGCGCACAACCCTCAGGTCAACATTATTGGCCCCGCCCGGAAGGACCTATTCAGAATGCGCTGCCCCACACCTCCAGCGTTTCTCACTTCCCTGCTCCGTCTACCCTGCATCATGGTCCCAGCCAcgagcagctcaacccactggtGTCTTTGCCAGGACCCTTAGCCAGTGATGGAAGCAATGAGGCAGCCTGCCTGCAAAGTGGAAACCGTTCAGCAAATAACTTTGATCCTGAAAATGTGTTCAGGCAAAATTCTAAAGCTGGGAGTACTCGGGCGAGCCAGGAGCTCAGGCCAAATCCAGGAGTGAACAAAGAGCAGTTGCCGGACCTTGCTCTCAGTAATCCCCTCACTCAGGGTACTAGCCCAGAAAGCCATTTGCACTGCCCCCCAGGGGCCGGGACCAGCCGGGCCGTGTCAGAAGTGGACTCCGGGGCGCTCCCCATGGTTTTCCAAGGAGGGGAGACAGAAAATGAGGAGAACCTCTCATCCGAAAACACCGGCTCTGCTGGTCGGTCTGACTTTGGtggcttctcccccagccccgcaCTTGGTCACCCTCCTGCACACGTGGGAGCAGGTGGCATCTACCAGGCCTTTCCCAGAGGTTCCAACAGCGAGGCCACGCAGCAGGGAAGACACCCGCACCCTTACCTTTATCAGACCGCAGGCGCCCCACCTGACCACCCCCCCGCAGCAAGTGCTCCCGGGACCGCGTGGGGCGGTGCACCCGGCGCAGGGGTGCACGCGACCAGCAGCACGCAGTCTGAGAATGTAGAAGACCTTGAATTCATTCAGAATCAGGAAGTTCTGCCAAGTGAGCCTCAGAGTTTGGACCTTTCCTCCCCCAGCGATCAGGTCAGATATGGGCCCTTGTCCGGGCCAGCCGTTCCCAGGCTCGGCGTTGTGGGCCACTCTGGGGGCGGGGGCCCAAATCTCGAGGCCCCAGATTCAGCGCCGCACCCCGTGCAGTCTGATGGTGTGTCATCCGGTTACAGCAGCAAGAGCCACAGGAATCTCCCGAGTGTAGCCAGGCCCCAAGATGTAGGCACTTTCATTCAGCAAGAAGTTGGAAAACCTGAAGATGAGTCTCCAGGGAGTTTTTTTAAGCAAATTGATTCTTCTCCTGTGGGAGGAGAGACCGACGAGACCACTGGGAACCAGAGTCACCACGGCAGCCTGTCCCAGCCCTCAACCCCAAGCCCCCCAAAACCCACTGGAATATTTCAGACAAGTGCAAATAGTTCTTTTGAACCAGTGAAATCCCACTTAGTTGGAGTCAAACCCATCGAGGCCGATCGCGCCAACATGGTGGGTGAGGTGAGAGGGGCCATTGCCCACCAGAAGCAGCGCAGACCCGCTGCTGCCCCGCCTGACACCTCCCCCGGCAACCTGGAGCAGCCCCCGGACAACATGGAGACCCTGTTCACGCTCCAGGCCTGTTCTCCCCCCTTTTCTGTACCTGCGGAGCCGGGGCACGGGCTCATGCACACCGGGGGACCACCCCTGGAAATTCTGCCCCTGGCAGCCGAGAAAAGGCCTTTGGCCAGAGCCCAGGGGGTTGTGAAGTGTGAGAGCCCAGTGACGACGTTGTGGGCGCAGAACGAGTTGCCAGATTTTGGAGGCAACGTCCTTCTAGCTCCAGCTGCTCCTGCGCTGCACATGCCTGTGAAACCGCCGCCGTCGGAAGTGATTCAGCCTCCAGATGAGGGCGTGTCCGCTCCGCAGGCCCGGCAACCAGGCTCCGGCCTTCTGCAGAGTGGGGACAGCACTGGTGCTTCTGAGAACCTCGAGAACCCTCCCAAGATGGGAGAAGAGGAGGCCCTCCCGTCCCAGGCAAGTTCTGGCTATGCCAGTCTCTTATCCTCGCCGCCCACTGAATCTTTGCAGAACCCACCAGTCTTGATTGCCCAGCCTGATCGAAGCTATAATTTGGCTCAGCCCATTAATTTTTCTGTGTCCTTACCGAGTCCTAATGAGAAGAATCATCCCTGGAGAGATGCTTTGGTCGGGGATAAACCCTTGGCAagcagctgggctctggggggGGACTCTGGAGACAGCACCCCTGTGTCTGGGAACACAGCCGGCCCTCTCACCCGCTTGCCTTTGCCTAACAGTTTTGCGCACAGTGGTTTTCCACAAGTTCCTGGTACTTCAGAAATAGCTTCTAATCAACCTGCTACTTTGCTGGTTCAGCCACCACCTCATCCAGTTCCAAAGAACTTGGTTTCAGAAAGCCAAAATACTGACAACGCAGAGAACGGTTTTCCCGAGTTGGTTAGTGGCCCTGCTGGAAGCACAGGCGTGACGTTGGTGCCGCCTGCGAATGCTGCCACAGCACCTGCTGGCCATAAGGCAGATCGCGCCAGTCAGCGGGAAGAAACTTCTGGAGCCCTAGACCTCACACCCAGTAGGACTTTGGAAAGTTCTCTAAGAATGTGTAGCCCACCCCATTCTGACAGCTCCGCGTGTCAGCACGCCGCCAGCAGTCATCCGAGGCCACCTGGGCCAGGGCCGCGTAACTCAGACCATTTCTACCAACAGGTGATGAAAGACACTCAGGACCAGCGTGGCCTCGAGAGAGCCCAGCAGGAGCCAGCACCGCCTCCTCCACAAGGGCCCAAACTGACATGTTCAGAACCTTCAGACCCGGGAAGTCCACCTGTGCAGGGACAGCCCCAAAACTCGGTCCCACCACCCCCAAGTCCAGCTCCGGCTGACACAGGTCAGCCGCTGCCACCCCGGCCACCTCGGTCTTCCAGTGCATCAGTCGCGTCTGCCAGCTCGAGCCAGGCAGCCGTGCGGTCGGACCAGCCCTGGCTGCAGCCGCCGCCTCCAGACCTGGCATCTTACTACTATTACAGAGCGCTGTACGATGGCTGCCAGTCCCATTACCCCTCGTCGTACCCGCTGGAGCCTGGCGCGGCCCCCCTCTATTACCAG GACATCTACGGCCTGTATGAGCCCAGGTACAGGTCCTACGACAGCACGGCGTCTGCCTATGCTGAGAACTACCGCTACTCCGAGCCTGAGCGACCCAGCTCCCGAGCAAGTCACTGCTCAGACCGGCCGCCTGCCAG GCACGGGTACCCCGAAGGTTACTACGATTCCAAAAGCGGATGGAGCAGCCAGAGTGACCACTATGCGGACTACTACTCCGGCCAGTACGAGTATGGAG ACCCAGGTCGCTGGGACCGGTACCACTATGGTTCCAGATTCAGGGATCCCCGCACCTGTGACCGGAGGTATTGGTATGACGCTGAATACGATGCGTACAGGAAAGAGAACTATGCTTACGGCGACAG CAGGTCCGAGAGGTATGATGACCCCTGGAGGTACGACCCTCGCTTCACGGGCAGTTTTGACGACGACCCCGAGCCCCACAGGGATCCTTACGGGGAAGAAGCGGACAGGCGCAGCGTGCACAGCGAGCGCTCGGCCCAGAGCCTGCGCAGTAGCTTCAGCTCCCACTCGCGCCAG AGTCAGATTTACAGAAATCACAGTGTGGCTGCCGCTCCCTATGAGGTCCCACCTCCTCCCGGCTCCTTGCCTGGCGATTATGCGTACGGCGCCTACGGCAGCAATTTTGGCAGTGCCCAGGGCTTCCCGGAGTACGGCTATGCTGCCGAAGCGGGCTGGCCCACCACGGAGCAAG CTCCGTCGAGACCAACTTCTCCGGAGAAGTTCTCAGTGCCTCACGTCTGTGCCAGGTTCGGGCCTGGGGGTCAGCTCATCAAAGTGATCCCGAATCTGCCCTCGGAAGGACAGCCTGCACTGGTTGAAATTCACAGCATGGAG ACCTTGCTGCAGCACACGCCGGAGCAGGAGGAGCTGCGCTCATTCCCGGGCCCGCTCGGCAA GGATGATACCCATAAAGCGGATGTTATTAACTTCGCACAGAGCAAAGCGACAAACTGTTTGCAGAACCAGAATTTAATTGACAAAGAGTCTGCGAGTCTCCTTTGGAATTTTATTGTTCTCTTGTGCAGACAGAACGGG ACCGTGGTGGGAACAGACCTCGCCGAGCTTTTGTTACGAGACCACAGAACCGTGTGGCTTCCTGGGAAGTCACCCAACGAGGCCAACCTGATCGATTTTACTAACGAGGCTGTGgagcaggtagaggaagaggagTCCGGGGAGGCCCAGCTCTCGTTTCTCACCGACAACCAGGCTGCTGGCAGCAACACCCTCGAGAAGGAGACGGAGAGATTCCGGGAGCTGCTGCTGTATGGCCGCAAGAAG GATGCTTTAGAGTCTGCGATGAAAAATGCCTTATGGGGTCATGCTCTGCTGCTTGCAAGTAAGATGGACAGCCGGACACACGCCCGCGTCATGACCAG GTTTGCCAACAGTCTTCCAATCAATGACCCTTTGCAGACAGTGTACCAGCTGATGTCAGGGCGGATGCCTGCTGCGTCCACG TGTTGTGGAGACGAGAAGTGGGGTGATTGGAGGCCGCATCTTGCTATGGTTTTGTCCAATCTGAGCAGCAACGTGGATGTGGAGTCCAGGGCCATGGCCACCATGGGCGACACTCTGG CTTCCAAAGGTCTCTTAGATGCCGCGCACTTCTGCTACCTCATGGCCCAGGTCGGATTGGGGgtttacacaaagaaaacaacaaaacttgtTTTAATTGGATCGAACCACAG tTTGCCATTTTTAAAGTTTGCAACCAATGAAGCTATCCAGAGGACAGAAGCCTACGAGTACGCCCAGTCTCTTGGGGCGCAGACCTGTTCCTTCCCCAATTTCCAG GTGTTCAAGTTCATCTACTCCTGCCGCCTGGCTGAAATGGGGCTGGCCACACAGGCCTTCCACTACTGTGAGGTGATCGCCAAGAGCGTCCTGCTGCAGCCACACAAGCACTCGCCCGTGCTCATCAGCCAGCTGGCTCAG GTCGCATCCCAGCTGCGGCTCTTCGACCCGCAGCTCCGAGAGAAGCCCGAGCAGGAGGCCTTCGTGGAGCCGGCCTGGTTGGTGCAGCTGCAGCGCGTGGACAGGCAGCTCAAG GAGGGCGCCGCGGTGTGGAGTCGGGATGGGACCTTCCCCCAGCGCTGTCCCAGCACCCCGAGCTCTGAGGCCGGCCCGTGTGATGGGCTGGCACTCGGCCCGCCCGGGGGCCTGGGCGCCGGCAATCCGCTGCTGGCGCCGCCTGTGCCCAGCGCTGAGCACCTCGGCCAGGGGGTGCGGCTGCTGCCTTCAG CTCCGCCGACGCTCCCCGACAGCCAGCCGGCCCTCCCCGCCAGGGTGCCATTGTTCCCGGTCCCCCCAGCCACGGGCCCCCTTGAGCTGGGGCCCAGCTGTGGACCCCCGGCAGCTGTCTTTGGCTTTCCAGAGCCCTCTGGGTCTGACCCTGCGGCTCTCTACATGGGGCCTGGCCTGCCCCCTTGCGCACCGTCTCTGCCGGAAAGTGAGCACGCACCCCAGGAGGCCAGGAGCCAGGACCCAG GGGCGATGCTTCCGGAGGCACTGGGTAGGAGCTCACTCCTGGAGCTGAGAGAAGAGGGTTTCGGTGGAAAATTTGCTAACCTG GGCTCCTCCGGCgtgtcccaggactctgacgCGCCCCCGGCGGGGGAGGGTGCTAGCTCCAGTGCTCTGCAGCCGCCGACGTCCGCTCCCGATGTGAAGAGACCCGCACCGGCAAACAGAAAAGACACTAGGGAGCCCAAGAAG AGCGGCGAGTCCTGGTTCTCCCGTTGGCTGCCGGGGAAAAGGAGGACAGAAGCTTACTTGCCGGACGACAAGAACAAATCA ATCGTCTGGGATGAGAAGAAGAACCGGTGGGTGGACGTCAGCGAGCCAGAGGAGGAG AGGAAGGCTCCGCCGCCCCCACCCATCTCGCTCCCCAAGGCTCCGCTTGCTGCGCCCCCTGGTCCTGGAGGGCCCCCGAGGGCCTCTGTGAACATGTTCTCTAGGAAAGCAG CTGGAGCCAGAGCACGCTACGTGGACGTGTTGAACCCCGGGGGGCCCCAGCGCAGCGAGCCGGCTCTGGCTCCTGCGGAGCTTTTTGCCCCCCTGGCCCCGCTCCCGATCCCTGCACACGTGTTCGGACCGAATCCAG ACGCAGAGGAAGTCCCACCCGCAGGGGGGGTCGGCAGGGAAGGGCAGGTGCCTGCAGGCGGTCCGGCCAGCGCAGAGCCGGCCTCGGAGCCCCAG GCGTTTAGCTCTGCCACTTCACTCGCTGGCCATGAGCTCCCACCCGCCGGCGAGGACGGCTCCCGCGGAGGAGAG CTTTCACGCTGTAGTTCACTGAGTTCATTGTCACGTGAAGTAAGCCAGCATTTTTATCAG GCTCCCAGTGACCACCCCGGGGCAGCCGTGCCCTTCTACAGCCCCGCTCCGTTTGCACAG CCATTATGTTACCCGAACTCTCCGGTGCACACTCCCGGCGGGCTGCGGCGAGGAGGCTCCGGCAACGCCCACGCGCCGCCCGCAGGCTCTCCCGGCGCCCGCTGCGGCCGGCTCCTCGCTTCACCGCCTGGCCACAGCGCAAGCCTTTCAGAACGACTGATTTGGTCCTGGCCTGGCCAATTACCAGGGGGACTGCCT GCCTCGGCCCCCTCCGGAGGCTCCAGGATGGGGAGGATTGGCCAGAGGAAGTACCCAGCGTTGAGCTAG